ACCCCAGCAATCTGTTAGCATCTCCCAACAGTTTCTTCTTCATTACAACTAATCCATTGTTAtgtcagagaggagagggatcccacaccaccaccaccaccaagtcTGTGTGTCCTTCTCAGCTTAATTATCCACATCATCTtgtaaaactgaataaataacttggcttgtgttttcatcattacacgtattttttttatgcagtCAGTGGAATAAttagctttttgtgttttgttaaaggAGTATTTTATAATGTTCAGCAACAGAAGCACAACTTTGGTCTCATTTTATAGACATTCAAACACAAGCAGGCCTAATGTAACATATCTTAAATACGATTTCCTGTTTTAAAGCAATTCATTTATACACCATAATGTAAATTATCTCTAAAAGCGTAGTTGCTTTAAATTCCACATTTTGATATGATAATAATGAGAGAAACTGAATAATAATCTGTTGAATGGCAAAACGTTTCCTCAGGCAGTATCAAATAAACAGTCTAAAAGCTATAGATGTGGAAGCATTTGGAAGCATATTGTGGAACTGTCCAATGAAAGTGCaggtgacagcagagaggaggagaaatcaATACTGTAGACTGTTTGTGTATCCCCCCCAGATGTCTTTCAGTGCCTTACATAGCTGAATGAACAACAATGGACCCAGTACATATATCGGTCCATTGACATACGAGACTATATTGACTGACTGGAAGGATAAAATCAAACTGCATTGTGACATGTTTCATTAGTTCAAGGACAGTCAGGGTTAACTTTCGGCACCAGGGACCAAACGGTATATGCATATGACCGTGTAGGGTTTAATGGTTTATGTTCTagttaaagaagaaaaatctaccttttgtgtgtttctcaacTTGTCATGGTCCAAAGCTGTTTTCAGGCTGTGTACAAGTATACAAGTCCTTCACAGCATGAACATTAAAAAACCTTACATTTAGTTGTAATTTGTGAGGTActtctttaaaaaatgatattGGCTAAAATTGGGACTGTTTAAAGAAGTTTTTAATACCCCCAATAAATGTCTCCGTTTAAAGTTACAGTTTAATTATTAGAAGTAGACGAAAACTAAGTCTCATCTGAAAATACCTGAAAACCCCACACTTGTGGTCACTTGGGGGTTCAGTTTATCCATCTATCTCACACTACAGcttattaatatttttcagGATGATTATCtattaaacacattaattaTGTGTCTGGATGAGTCCAATGACTGGAAGTCAGCGGAGAGGATGTGGTTCATAGGTTGAGGAAGTTATTGGAAATTATGAAATGACATCACCGCAGTTTTTTTCGTGGCTTTGTTTGGTTCCTCTCCTGGCCACGCCTTCCTGCCAGCCCGATCATAAAGCAGCCaggctgtgcgtgtgtgtgcaccagtTGAACTCCTGTTCAGTGCGGACAACAGGTGCACTTCAGCCTCTCCTCACCGCGTTGTCGGATAATGCCCGCAGAGCGCCGCTCGTCGCTTTGCGCAGGGCTTCCTCGTCTGCACTTTGGACACTTGCACGTTTTTATACCCTGAACGCTTCCAGCCACAAAATGCCTTTTCCACCCATCAACCTCCACCAGCGGATCTCCTCTCCCGGCAGGGAGCTATTCGGGAAAAAGAAAGCCAACGGAGTGCCTCCTCAGCCTGAGCTCACCAGCAAACCCGGCAGAGAGAAAGCTGGGTCCGATAAGGAGAAGCAGTCAATTTCTTGGACATCTGCGAATTTAAGGAATTTGGGACGAAAAGCCCAGCAGGAGAAGAGTAAAAGGCCACCTCAGAAGGAGGGTGCCGGTCAGGAGACCCAGGGAAAATGCTCCTGGCTGACGGTGCCCAAACCTCAGGACTCATCGGAAGGAGTCAGGCGCTCCAGCTCCATGGACTCCACCAGAGAGCTCCATGACAAAGAGGAAGGGAAGAAGGAGATTCAGTTTACCCTCAGCCTCACCCCTGAAGCCATTCTTGTCATCCAAAAACGAAATCTGGAAAAGCAGATGATGGCGAAGCAACAGAAGTGTTGCGCCTCCGCGGACTTTCGGCACAGGCGAGTTTTTCCATCCAAAAAGGCGCACGGAGCATCCAAAGGCTGCGCTCCGGTGGCCAAAGTAGAGAGCGCCGAGCAGGACATCACCGCCATTGTTAAAATATCTCTTCTGAATGATCAGTACAAGTACGACGATGTGGAGTatgaagaagaggatggagaCGTGGATGAGACCGTTGTGAGGAAATGTAAGGAATGGCTCAAAGGAGTCGAAAATGCCGCTGCTTTGGGAAAAGTCGACAAACTTTCTGCACTCCCGCACCTTAAAAGCTGCTGACATCTGACTTTTgatctttcatttttcaacagaCTGAGAGCAGAGATGATGGACGCGTGGAAGGTGTGCACCGATACAGTCCTGCTGCAATGGCATTTTAAATTCGAGTCTTGAGTTTTGCCTGCTGATTGAAAGCTGGAGGACACTTTGTCTCCAGAGGAATTTGTTTCGGTTGctgaaataaatgtcacaaaaaagaCACTTATTCAAGAAATTTAAAGATACATTCACAAGCTCTATTTGGAAAAAGAGGACATTTGACATTCCCCTGCCTCAACAAAAATACGATTTTAAAGCTTAATTGCAGCTTATGGTTCATTACGAGTTTAATGTCTAACCAATGTTTTGTTGATGAATGAACTGAATACCTTAATGCTCTCGTCCTTTGCacatggtttttgttttcagtggggCGCCTGTGGATTGGCAGAGGGGTTTGCGTAAAGGGACGCCAAATCGTTCCTTTGTGTTGGAGAACAATAACAACAGGGTTTTTTATAAAACCAAACtggactgtttgtgtttcctctgatAAGAGGGTTTTATCCTTTGTAGGGATTTATCAGTGATGTAcagtatttaatatttactAAATATTTGtactgtcaaacattttctcagCTGATGATTTTATGCCATTtgaagtaaaatgtttttttttaataagtgtCACTGacccttttaattttttctaaAGCTGATTTGTGTTATGCTTCTTAAATAATTCTGTTACATAATGCTGATTTGCAGTCATTTAGATTACTTTTACACTTCTGGCCGGTTACCAGTTTTAAAGGTTCTTTGTTGCTACTGTGGCTACCTGAGGCCATTTGGGCATTAGTGATCTAAGCTTCTTAGATTTCCTGTTAAGCAGGGTTGACCAGTGTGCATAGGACCCAGGTGCATGATCCCCTCGGGAATGACATCCAGTCtgctttacttttgttttatctgacaaAACAATGCACGTTGCTACTAGACAGATAGCGGTGGTAAAGCTGGGTAATATTTTCATCCGAAGGGCAGGAACCACATGGTGAGCAGAAAAGGTACTCCCTGTCTGAAGTGAGAGCCTGGTCCTGACATTCCTATACTCACGTGGTAGtcactgagacacaaagagCCTTGTTTTCGTCATATAAGAAGCAATAAACTACTGCCCAGGGTGAAAGAGCTGGTCAGGAACCAGTTGAGGTCTGAGAAACAAACCAGTATGTTTTCATTAAGAAACCAATAAACCAAATATCAGCCTAAAAGAGAATTTAAGCTATAAAGACACTCTTGGCTTTTTTGTTGGATCATTCAGGTTACATTTTATTGCACTGATCATTAAAGTCAAGGGAAACTCATGCAAGCCTTGGACACAAATGAAATCTTCACAGCGTGGtcccaaacacatttaaaatgtgtgtatttgtgtgtagaGTGTAACCTGCAATACTCTTTGTGCATTGTTCTCAGTAACTTAGTAACCAGAGGTGTACTCAGAGCTCTAAAGTTGGACGTTGGAGTGTGACTTTTAAAGCACAAGAGTGTGTTTGAGAAGCTTGCACATCAACACCCGGTAAgatctttttgaaaaatgagttCTACCAAGTGATTTTCTTTCAGTAATCCATGCCTGTTTTCTCTAAAGGTTTCTTCAGCAGTGGATTTGCCATGAGATCTAAGCGCAAAGACCTTCATCAATCCAGAGTTCTGCCCTCTATTTCAGATGCAAACTCACAACCTGTTGCTGTCAGAAAGGTATTTTAAATAACCTACCCAACAGCACTGAGactttcatattttattctGCTCTTACGCTgttaaatgacatttatttattaacattaataacatttattAACAATTATCTATAGGCATAGATAAATGTAGAGTAATTAATGTGTCCTTGTACTTTGCTACAGTACATGACATTACAGATTTCATGGTTGTGTTGtatgtgcaaacaaacaagctgctAGAATAAAACATCCTGTCCTGAATAGATGTTCCCATTGAGTGTCACAAAGTGGTTTTATTGTGACATGCTGCAGACTGAGATCACGGCTGAGCCAGTACAGTGTGTACCAAGACCCGATCGGTTCTCCATGGCCTCTGTGATGATATTATCTGCTGGCTCGGTGACCCAAAGTTGTGTAATCCTCCTCTATTGTGTCATTTCAATCGCGGCCTTGTTTATGCACCTCTCTCTGGTATTCGTCGCCTTCTGATTGAGGCCTGAGGCCGAACTATTCATGCGTGTGTCTGTCCTGGGGGTGAGAACTGCATTATTATGTCTGAAACAGCTCAAATGCTTGTATTCAATCAGAAGAAGTAGAATTTAAACAAGCAAGGGCTGGCAACAGTTAGAGGCGGTCGGCTTGGTTACAAGTGGAAACACTTTCTCCACACTGCCTTTCAAGGTTTTTTCATTCGGAGTTGTTAACTCCAGCCCGTGCTGAAGATCTCTCTTTTCAGCCCTGTCTTTTCATCCCCCGCCACAAGGTATTTCTGTTTACACCTGCAGCAGCTAATGCCCCTGTTTATCtattattttctgaaatgaCTCAGATAAGCCAATCCCACCTGCCCTTCTCCTTCTGGATCAtgagtataaaaaaaacaacaaaaaagcttgTTGTTGGCTGCAGGTTTCTGTTCCGGTCACCTCGCTGCGGTATCGTGTCTAGCAGAGTGACGTGGTACAGCAGGACAGCTGCATTATCCTCCGTTGTGATCTACGGTGGCAGGGAGCGCAGATGGATGCTGCCTTTCGCTCTGTCGCTGACGCTTTGCACACAGCAGTGAGAGCAAAGAACTGAGGGTCCCTTTGCTCTGCCGCCACACTATTACTGTGGCAACGGAACTGATAAATCCTGTGTTTCCAGCAGCTTTtgtgagaaaagacaaagtagACACTTCCTGAACAGACTCAGCCCCATAAACTTTAGTAATGAGGCCAATGGGTGGCGGTCCGTTAGGAACAAGGCATTTCCCAGGGACAGGGTGACCTCAGAGAGAAGACTTAGATCAGAGAGTACAGTCCTCCCATAAAATCTCAAGCATACTTTATTTCTAAGTAAGGGTTATAAAAGGGAGCATGTAGCTCCAATTTTTTTAACGTGTAGTTAATCTGCTTTGGCATGCATGCAAGCTGCCAGTTTATGGTGACATGCtccacatttttaatttcttttcaacTTCTATTGTATTTAAGTCTTAGTAGTCTTTGTTAAGTAAACATTTGCCTCCTGACATGTGCTGAGTTATCATTCTTTATCAGGATTAAATAAGGACGCGATTGCCCTCATGCTTAGGGCAGATCGTAGCCTTACAGAATTGCAAGGATTTTTGAAGATCAAGAATTAAGGTGAGAGCTTTGTTGAGGAGTTGGGTACATTCGTTTTGtgtatctcttttttttgttgtttgttttttttgcctgtgCATTGCAAGAACACAATGTCAGGCTGCTGTGTGGGAGGCTGCTCTTGGCAGAAGGGACGGATCACCAAAAAtgcattctttttttaatcttcaggAAAGCTGACTGATTCACTCCCACAGCATCTAAACCGGGTTTTTGCTGTTGATAGGCAAGCGATGAAGTCAAATTCGAGCCCTGGAGGAGGAAAGCATTTCAGGACAGCAGTCCAGAGCTAGACCAAGAGACCAAGGCCCGGCGTCAGGCTCAGCTGGAACAGGTTGATAACACTATATCAATAATATAAGACACCTTCATAGTCAATAAAAGCCATATTTCACTGCCAGTCAGTAGAATAGGCACAATAATACAACAGAACAGTGTAAGAAAAAATATCCACTGCGCTTTAATTTCATCACCTCCCTATCTGTAGTGAATATTGAAGCAGTGCTCTCTGTGTCCATATACTCACTCAGTGCTTCCTTTAAGCTCACCTCCCATCAGCTCGTGTCCCCTCATATTCTTTGTTTATCTTCCAGCGCCATCTAGAGGCTTACAGGAACATACACCGTCTCCAGGATGCTCTTCATCGCCGTTATGCTGCTTTGCTCAGGGACAAGGTCCACTCACAGAGATTACTGCtacagcagagagatgaggcAGCCAGAGCAAAGTCACAGAGTGAACCTAAGAAGGTAAATTGTTAAATCTAAACGGTCAAAAGCTGACCCATGCATTTTTTGAGTTGTATCATTAGTGCCATATTGTTTTTTAGAGATTATATTCTTCAAATATATTCAACTCACAATATTCAGCTTTTTCCTGATGCCCCTTAGCCATGTTGAACTTTGTAATGTTGCTTCCagtaatgttttaatttaagataaacacaaaaaacgCTTTGTGGTCCTGATATGAATCTCAATTGTTTCTACACCTCCCCTCCTGATATCCTCACTGAGGATATCAAAGGAACAAAAATTTGAGCACGAGCACTCAGAGACAACAGTGAATGGAGCAGCGACAGTAACAGCATAACATTGACTGGTGCTAGTTTTCAGATTCTGGTCATGATGCCCAAATGTAGAGTGGCTTTATTGTATTTGTCTgctaaataaatgtcattttacaacaaccatttattttgtgttaagtGTGAGGGGTCACTGAGGATTCTCAggtcattttaaatttatatataaatgACAATataattattgtcatttttgctCCCATacattcttttacttttttcttcacaaaattgtatttcctgtgtgtgaATCTCcgtctgctgtagctgctgtgatTGACTTTGATTTTGAGTGTTGTGTCTCTGTTCTGACTGGGTGTGAAAACAGCAATAAGCTTTAAGAGAGAGCCCGCATAGAGGAGGTCTAACGTGAGAGAGATCCTGTCTTATCTTCCCCTCCTGTAAAAGCTGAGCTTCTTCAGGAGGATGTAATTGTCCTCTCTAATGACTTGCACTTGGTGGggggagacaaagagagcacAATAAAGGACTTTAGAAGCCCCGCAGTAGGAATCCTTTGCTTCAAATTGCTGAGCAAATGAAACTACCCGTTGTTTCCTCAGTTCAGATTGAGAGGCTCCGTCAGAGGTGAGGCAGGACCAAAGCAGGCAACGGCAAGAACACCTACTGGGGCCTAATTGGTCCTTGCTGCAGTAAATGGCTTCCTGTGGCTGCATGTTTACTTCTCATTTGTTCTATGTGCTCTGTTTCCCAGCCCCTGAAACACAGGACACTCACTTTAAATCTCCTTTCCCACAACTCCCTGTCTCTgaccttttctctgtctgtctgccttcttcctttctcagaaacaaaagaagttGGCCATTTCCAAGCTGCAGCACAATGACTCATACCTGAAGTCCCTCCCCAAAACCAGCTACTACCTGGTAGGTTTTGTCCCATCATCCAAAGCATGATTACACCAAAATATGCAAAAAGGACACATGATTTGAATCCATTCTGACACTGATTCATGTTTCATCCTCCACTATGACATGCATCAAAGTGACTTTAATCTCTTTTCTGAGATCTTTGACCTCCAGAAGCAGTTGGCTCAGCAAGGACTTCTGAAAACCCACCACGAGTTGGAGGACTTTTATACGTGCATCAAATATGGTCACCCATCGCAGGTGCAAAAATGTCTGGAGAATGTGAGGAAAAGGAGTTGAGTTTCGCATTTTAATGCACAGACCTTCTTCCTagatctgttaaaaaaaacccaatagattttatttattttgtatttatgtcGATGTGATGTCGACAGTGCTGGAAAGCAGATCTGCAGCTGATTTGATGACTCAGCACCAGATATCAGAAAAACATTCCTGCACTACTGAAGCTCGAGGACAAGAGGACCACATTTCCTACTCAAGGTGGAGACAGCTTACACTGTTTATGAGCTTGTTTTGGATTTTCTAGAGTGTTGACCACTTTCCCTCTTTGTTCTGGGTGCTGGTCCAATGCTAGGAGCTACTTAGCGGTTTGTTCTCACTCATCTTCTTATTCTCCATTTCATCATGTGCTTTTTGTATAGTAAGCAGTCTTACTATACATGAGAGTTGCATCGATCTTCTCACATAATCCTAACTCAGTTTCCCAAATTGTTTCACTTTTGctctaaaatgacaaaacatttagTTTATTTGAGCACAATATTCGTCAGCAGCTTAAATGTCGATATGTCAAATAAAACTTAGAGCATGTTCTGTTTATCTGAGGACCTTTAAGTCTGAGGTTTTATGTGTCAAACATACAGCTGGTGTTGGAGGTGGactggggaggggggggtgtcTGTACTCAGCTGCAGAGGCCTCTGCTGTAAGACTGGGAGTGCTCTGGATCTCTGTTTGCGCTGCCTTTAAGAACAAACACCAAGGCCGCTGGAGGCTTGTTTAGCATGGACCTTCCTGGAGGAGAGAGCTGATTACTCACGTAGAAGTGAGATGACCAAACACAATCTGACCCGACTGTTGTGGAGAGTCACCTCCTCAGATGGCCGCTTTGACTCTGACAAACATCATCTGGGAGAAAATGTTGTAATTATGTCCGCTGACAAAGAGACATAGCAATTGGGCCAGTGGTGTCACTTCATGCCAGCACTGCGAGCAGATGTTGAACTGTTTGGACAGGAACCTTTCATTTAAAGTTTTATGGGCTTTATAGGCAAACAGCTCCATTTaccaaaaagcagcagagataaTCCGAGAGCCCATTACATTCTGAGTTT
This region of Scatophagus argus isolate fScaArg1 chromosome 10, fScaArg1.pri, whole genome shotgun sequence genomic DNA includes:
- the si:ch211-130h14.4 gene encoding uncharacterized protein si:ch211-130h14.4, translating into MPVFSKGFFSSGFAMRSKRKDLHQSRVLPSISDANSQPVAVRKASDEVKFEPWRRKAFQDSSPELDQETKARRQAQLEQRHLEAYRNIHRLQDALHRRYAALLRDKVHSQRLLLQQRDEAARAKSQSEPKKKQKKLAISKLQHNDSYLKSLPKTSYYLKQLAQQGLLKTHHELEDFYTCIKYGHPSQVQKCLENVRKRMLESRSAADLMTQHQISEKHSCTTEARGQEDHISYSRSSEQRSGSVEGSAEIFCSSQKKNEFEGMFPKMKAPTFATLQPNFMKNFQSKMPDLIVPEIPEKSSKAEIYLRRLRQMHDLCLINMAFTQRLLDRETDSMCWQEERDSHDLLLPAIDSKEGKTVLRMTNLHVPSS
- the prr18 gene encoding proline-rich protein 18 isoform X1, which codes for MTSPQFFSWLCLVPLLATPSCQPDHKAARLCVCVHQLNSCSVRTTGALQPLLTALSDNARRAPLVALRRASSSALWTLARFYTLNASSHKMPFPPINLHQRISSPGRELFGKKKANGVPPQPELTSKPGREKAGSDKEKQSISWTSANLRNLGRKAQQEKSKRPPQKEGAGQETQGKCSWLTVPKPQDSSEGVRRSSSMDSTRELHDKEEGKKEIQFTLSLTPEAILVIQKRNLEKQMMAKQQKCCASADFRHRRVFPSKKAHGASKGCAPVAKVESAEQDITAIVKISLLNDQYKYDDVEYEEEDGDVDETVVRKCKEWLKGVENAAALGKVDKLSALPHLKSC
- the prr18 gene encoding proline-rich protein 18 isoform X2, producing the protein MTSPQFFSWLCLVPLLATPSCQPDHKAARLCVCVHQLNSCSVRTTGALQPLLTALSDNARRAPLVALRRASSSALWTLARFYTLNASSHKMPFPPINLHQRISSPGRELFGKKKANGVPPQPELTSKPGREKAGSDKEKQSISWTSANLRNLGRKAQQEKSKRPPQKEGAGQETQGKCSWLTVPKPQDSSEGVRRSSSMDSTRELHDKEEGKKEIQFTLSLTPEAILVIQKRNLEKQMMAKQQKCCASADFRHRRVFPSKKAHGASKGCAPVAKVESAEQDITAIVKISLLNDQYKYDDVEYEEEDGDVDETVVRKY